The following are encoded together in the Brassica napus cultivar Da-Ae chromosome A9, Da-Ae, whole genome shotgun sequence genome:
- the LOC106402432 gene encoding uncharacterized protein LOC106402432, with protein MIRITRPKPIIESLTYNLIQRCSAGGTPKGKAKLKTGQPLKRNKLSTKKGGGGKTPAASGEGEEAVKGKGRISDEKQKLYEQCLNAPCPVRSLTLKEAEREAQREKLGLISKDKQRDMEIQKKGGAAAMGVNTDEPMRIGTAGLDYVSLGIFSAEELVKYKVTAEDGERLAKENSKVLMREHRERRAAETVLLNMKKAAIEALPEKLKMAALEPDLTPFPANRGMATLTPPIEGYLEKVMDAAKKSSSKEKLR; from the coding sequence ATGATTCGAATCACAAGACCAAAACCAATCATCGAATCACTGACCTACAACCTCATCCAGAGATGCTCCGCCGGCGGAACCCCCAAAGGAAAAGCCAAGCTGAAAACAGGCCAACCCCTGAAGCGTAACAAGCTCTCCACCAAGAAAGGCGGCGGCGGAAAAACCCCCGCCGCATCCGGAGAAGGAGAGGAAGCCGTCAAAGGCAAAGGACGAATCTCCGACGAAAAGCAAAAGCTCTACGAGCAATGCCTAAACGCCCCATGCCCCGTTCGCTCCCTAACCCTCAAAGAGGCCGAGCGCGAGGCCCAGCGCGAGAAGCTAGGCCTGATCAGCAAGGACAAGCAGCGCGACATGGAGATTCAGAAGAAAGGAGGAGCCGCCGCGATGGGCGTCAACACCGACGAGCCGATGCGGATCGGGACCGCGGGATTGGATTACGTCTCGCTGGGGATCTTTAGCGCCGAGGAGCTGGTCAAGTACAAGGTGACGGCGGAGGACGGGGAGAGGCTCGCGAAGGAGAACAGTAAGGTGCTGATGAGGGAGCATAGAGAGAGGAGGGCGGCGGAGACTGTGCTGCTGAATATGAAGAAGGCGGCGATCGAGGCGTTGCCGGAGAAGCTGAAGATGGCGGCGTTGGAGCCTGATTTGACGCCGTTTCCGGCGAATCGAGGTATGGCTACGCTTACGCCGCCGATTGAAGGGTATCTTGAGAAGGTTATGGACGCGGCTAAGAAGAGCTCGAGTAAAGAGAAGTTGAGATGA
- the LOC106369024 gene encoding AAA-ATPase At1g43910 has protein sequence MASTTFFPQRIPSVSEIFSMYTSLSAFTILFRTILNEIIPTKVRDFIVSRFRDFFSSYFNPNFTFIIEERCDYVTNQTFRAAETYLPTLLAGISTGSLLVRSSNLKNPLAKPKFGIPVKAKILDDFEGIPLEWTLLSERNEIPHQSLPKRYFHLTCKKEFRDKIMSEYFTYIAKSSLKILTSRDNLKIHTYDPNDHSWESAIFQHHTTFETLAMEPEIKNTLMRDLDAFSNGKDFFKTVGRAWKRGYLLYGPPGTGKSSLVAAIANHMNYNIYDLQLQSVQDDAMLRQILTRTENRSILLIEDLDCSGADASCRKENKDEGEDGENQAKNKKKDPKVTLSGLLNFVDGLWSSCVEERIIVFTTNHKEKLDPALLRPGRMDVHILMDYCTPNVFKKLAAMYLDYIEEHDLFEPIEKMFREVKATPAEVIEQLMVSKDPDVALKGLMGFLESKKMIRESEESEPKEAEE, from the exons ATGGCGTCCACTACTTTCTTCCCTCAAAGGATCCCTTCAGTTTCTGAGATCTTCTCGATGTACACATCTCTCTCTGCTTTCACGATCCTCTTCCGAACCATCCTCAACGAGATCATCCCGACCAAAGTCCGTGACTTTATCGTGTCAAGATTCAGAGACTTCTTCTCTTCTTACTTCAACCCGAACTTCACATTCATCATCGAGGAACGGTGCGATTACGTCACGAACCAGACGTTCCGTGCCGCCGAGACTTACTTGCCGACCCTTCTCGCCGGAATCTCCACCGGAAGTCTCCTCGTCCGTTCTAGCAACCTCAAGAACCCGTTGGCTAAACCCAAGTTCGGAATCCCAGTAAAAGCCAAGATCTTGGATGACTTCGAAGGGATCCCTCTCGAGTGGACTCTTCTGTCTGAAAGAAACGAGATTCCTCACCAGAGCCTACCAAAACG GTACTTTCATTTGACATGTAAGAAGGAGTTTAGGGACAAGATCATGTCAGAGTACTTCACATACATTGCAAAATCATCGTTGAAGATACTGACAAGCCGAGACAATCTCAAGATCCATACTTACGATCCAAACGATCATTCATGGGAATCAGCAATCTTCCAACACCACACGACGTTTGAAACCCTAGCAATGGAGCCTGAGATCAAGAACACTTTGATGCGTGACCTAGACGCTTTCTCCAATGGAAAAGACTTTTTCAAAACCGTGGGACGAGCTTGGAAACGCGGTTACCTTCTTTACGGTCCCCCTGGGACAGGGAAGTCATCTCTTGTCGCTGCTATTGCTAACCACATGAACTATAATATCTATGATCTTCAGCTTCAGAGCGTTCAAGACGATGCAATGCTTAGACAGATTCTTACTAGAACCGAGAACCGCTCGATTCTTCTCATTGAAGATCTTGACTGCAGTGGAGCGGATGCTTCTTGTAGAAAAGAGAATAAAGATGAAGGAGAAGATGGTGAGAATCAGgccaagaacaagaagaaggatCCTAAG GTAACTTTGTCTGGTCTGCTGAACTTTGTAGACGGGTTATGGTCAAGCTGTGTAGAGGAACGGATCATAGTCTTCACCACGAACCATAAGGAGAAACTGGATCCAGCATTGCTGAGGCCAGGAAGAATGGATGTTCATATACTCATGGATTATTGTACTCCTAATGTTTTCAAGAAGCTCGCTGCAATGTATCTTGATTATATCGAAGAGCACGATCTGTTTGAGCCTATTGAGAAGATGTTCCGTGAGGTGAAAGCAACTCCAGCTGAGGTCATAGAGCAGCTTATGGTGAGCAAGGATCCTGATGTTGCGCTTAAGGGGCTCATGGGGTTTCTTGAAAGCAAGAAGATGATTAGAGAGAGTGAAGAATCTGAACCAAAAGAAGCAGAGGAATGA
- the LOC106369022 gene encoding ferredoxin--NADP reductase, root isozyme 1, chloroplastic, with product MALSTPLSQMSVALPIGIDGSSRSMIKVQSVSFTEKSCGPLLRLDTVSRKLSLKKRSKVCMSLQQQASRSKVSVTPLELEEPKETPLNLYRPKEPYTAKIVSVERIVGPQAPGETCHIVIDHDGKVPYWEGQSYGVIPPGENPKKPGAPHNVRLYSIASTRYGDSFDGKTASLCVRRAQYYDPETGKEDPSKAGVCSNFLCNAKPGDKVQITGPSGKVMLLPEEDPKATHIMIATGTGVAPFRGYLRRMFMEDVPTFKFDGLAWLFLGVANSDSLLYDEEFSSYLKDYPENFRYDKALSREEKNKKGGKMYVQDKIEEYSDEIFKLLDNGAHIYFCGLKGMMPGIQDTLKRVAEERGESWEQKLTQLRKNKQWHVEVY from the exons ATGGCTCTCTCAACTCCTCTTTCTCAG ATGTCTGTTGCACTTCCTATTGGAATTGATGGGTCGAGCCGATCTATGATTAAG GTGCAAAGTGTGAGCTTCACTGAGAAGTCATGTGGTCCTCTTCTGAGATTAGATACAGTATCTAGGAAACTGAGTTTGAAGAAACGGTCCAAAGTATGTATGTCACTTCAGCAGCAAGCAAGCAGATCCAAAGTCTCGGTTACTCCTCTAGAGCTTGAAGAACCCAAAGAGACTCCTTTGAACTTGTACAGGCCCAAGGAGCCTTACACGGCAAAGATAGTTTCTGTTGAGAGAATCGTTGGTCCACAAGCACCTGGAGAGACTTGCCACATTGTGATTGATCATGATGGGAAGGTTCCTTATTGGGAAGGACAGAGCTATGGAGTGATCCCTCCT GGTGAGAATCCTAAGAAACCAGGTGCTCCTCACAATGTTCGCCTTTATTCTATTGCATCAACGAGATATGGTGATTCTTTTGATGGCAAGACGGCTAGCTTATGCGTTCGCCGAGCTCAGTACTATGATCCAGAGACTGGAAAGGAAGATCCTTCCAAAGCTGGTGTGTGTAGTAACTTCTTGTGCAATGCTAAACCTGGAGATAAGGTCCAAATCACAGGTCCATCTGGAAAGGTAATGCTTTTGCCTGAAGAAGATCCAAAAGCTACTCACATAATGATTGCTACGGGAACCGGAGTAGCTCCATTCAGAGGGTACTTGCGCCGTATGTTCATGGAGGACGTTCCTACATTCAAGTTTGATGGACTCGCGTGGCTCTTCCTCGGTGTGGCTAACTCAGACAGTCTTCTCTACGATGAAGAGTTCTCAAGCTACCTCAAGGACTATCCTGAGAACTTCAGGTATGATAAAGCGCTGagcagagaagagaagaacaagaaagGAGGGAAGATGTATGTGCAGGACAAGATTGAGGAGTACAGCGATGAGATCTTCAAGCTTTTGGACAATGGAGCTCATATTTACTTTTGTGGGCTTAAAGGAATGATGCCTGGGATTCAGGATACGCTCAAGAGAGTTGCGGAAGAGAGAGGTGAAAGCTGGGAGCAGAAGCTTACTCAGCTTAGGAAGAACAAGCAATGGCATGTTGAAGTGTATTGA
- the LOC106402431 gene encoding U3 snoRNP-associated protein-like YAO, producing the protein MKYPKGGSIKRGGKKGSNDRDPFFEQETRKRRKVSYDDEDIESIESDAEENGFAEDKREAEDEDEFADETAGEKRKRLAEALLKRTREARQREREERDDDDDDEDDDDDIVKTLMKKQQEETGRVRRAIASRVQEPLSSDGFSVIVKHRHSVVSVALSDDDARGFSASKDGTILHWDVSSGEKEIYKWPSDEILKSHGMKVREPRNKKHSRATLALAVSSDGRYLATGGVDRHIHIWDVRTREHVQAFPGHRNTVSCLCFRHGSTELYSGSFDRSVKAWNVEDKAFVQDSFGHQDDVLAIDALRKERAISVGRDRTMQLHKMPEQARMMYRAPASSLESCCFISDTEYLSGSDNGTVALWGMLKKKPIFLLKNEHSVTINENGDHDNVEYNNSCTASSWVSSVAVCRGSDLAASGAGNGFVHLMAVEATALRPLFKLPLSGYVNSMAFAKSGKFLIAGAGQETRFGRWGCLKSAQNGVAIHPLRLS; encoded by the exons ATGAAGTACCCGAAAGGTGGAAGCATCAAGAGAGGCGGTAAAAAGGGTTCGAATGACAGGGATCCATTCTTCGAGCAAGAGACGAGGAAACGCAGGAAAGTCAGTTACGATGACGAAGACATCGAGTCTATTGAATCCGACGCCGAAGAGAACGGCTTTGCGGAAGATAAGAGAGAAGCGGAGGATGAGGACGAGTTTGCCGATGAGACGGCGGGAGAAAAACGGAAGAGATTAGCGGAAGCGTTGCTTAAACGAACTAGAGAAGCTAGGCAGAGAGAGCGTGAAGAAcgtgatgacgatgatgatgatgaagacgaCGATGATGATATTGTCAAgactttgatgaagaagcagcAGGAGGAAACTGGTAGGGTTCGAAGAGCCATTGCATCGAG GGTTCAGGAGCCGCTTAGTAGCGATGGGTTTAGTGTTATAGTCAAGCACAGACATTCTGTTGTGTCGGTTGCTCTGTCTGATGACGACGCTAGAGGCTTCTCAGCTTCGAAAGACGGTACTATCCTCCACTGGGATGTATCCTCTGGGGAAAAGGAGATTTACAAATGGCCAAGTGATGAGATTTTGAAGTCTCATGGGATGAAAGTGAGGGAGCCTCGGAATAAGAAACACAGCAGGGCGACTCTTGCTTTAGCTGTTAGCTCGGACGGTCGTTACTTGGCTACTGGAGGAGTTGATCGTCATATTCATATATGGGACGTGCGGACCAGAGAACATGTCCAG GCCTTTCCAGGTCACAGGAATACAGTTTCGTGTCTATGTTTCAGACACGGGTCTACGGAGCTCTATTCCGGTTCGTTTGATCGTAGTGTCAAGGCGTGGAATGTAGAAGATAAAGCTTTTGTACAGGACAGTTTTGGACACCAGGATGATGTCCTAGCCATCGATGCGCTAAGGAAGGAGCGTGCAATTTCGGTTGGAAGAGACAGAACCATGCAATTACACAAG ATGCCTGAGCAAGCTCGTATGATGTACCGTGCACCTGCATCGTCTCTTGAGAGCTGCTGCTTCATCAGTGATACTGAGTACCTGTCTGGTTCGGATAACGGAACTGTTGCACTCTGGGGAATGTTGAAAAAGAAACCGATATTTCTCCTTAAAAATGAACATTCCGTTACCATTAATG AAAATGGTGATCATGATAATGTGGAGTATAATAACTCATGCACAGCAAGTTCTTGGGTCAGTTCAGTTGCTGTTTGTAGAGGTAGTGATCTTGCTGCATCTGGAGCTGGTAATGGTTTTGTGCATTTGATGGCTGTTGAAGCAACTGCCCTTCGACCTTTATTCAAGCTTCCTCTG TCTGGATATGTGAATTCTATGGCTTTTGCAAAATCCGGCAAGTTTCTGATCGCCGGTGCTGGACAG GAAACGAGATTTGGAAGATGGGGATGCTTAAAGTCTGCGCAGAACGGCGTCGCTATACATCCCTTGAGGCTGTCATAA